Genomic DNA from Oryza sativa Japonica Group chromosome 5, ASM3414082v1:
ggtgTTTCCTCGTCTGTGTCTTCGGTTGTATTCTCAGGCTGTcttgagctgcaacctaagttaaggtaaataagtcctctatttattttaaggatttgcaatgattcatatttgtcaccgtgggtaccagcactatgtcctgggactggtactgagatcgcggtttcgtaggaagtgGTTCGCGCCGTtattcctacgacacgctcctgtcaggtgccgttgtacggcggtgccggattAGGGTGTGACAGCATAGTGAGCGCATAGGGCAGATGTGTTGTTCGCGCGGTGCCTCTGTTAGCGTGGGGAGGATGTGGTGGCGGGGATTGCGCGGGCGATGGACGATGGATGGATTAGATGCGGTCTGGGTGATTTCACCGGATGGATGGATGAGATTAGATTAGATGACGGACGGACGGTAGGGATTGATCCGGGTGATTTGGCATGTAGGATTGGAGGGGTacaactcctcctttttatattagtatagataagtcgtttaactttggtcaaagtcaaactactttaagtttgactaagtttatagataaatataataatatttacaataccaaattagtttcatcaaatcaataattgattatattttcaaaataaatttgtttcgggttgaaaatgttactctttttttctacaaatttgatAAAACTTGAAACattttgactttaaccaaagtcaaaacgacttataacttgaaatggaggaagtacaaaTTATATATGTGGTGAAAACCTAGAAACTATCGTTGGATTAAAAAATGAAGGCCCGATATTTGTCCATATCATCAAgggtaaaaattttactcccaACATTTTTACTCATGATTGAATTtgcgagtaaaatttttattgtTTGGTGACATGAATAAATCTTAGACGttcatatttaaattcaaaggCAGTTTTCTAGATttcgaatatatatatatatatatatatatatatatatatatatatatatatatatatatatatatatatatatatatatatatatatatatatatatatatatatatatatatatatatatatatatatatatatatgtgtgtgtgtgtgtgtatggtttgcactatatattttcCCATTGACATTCGTTGTAGccgttggtaaaaaaaaaaaaaacagtattaTAGACCAGTCAAGGGACCCAGTGGAGTCAGGTCTAAGTTGTCGATCGgtccggcgcgacggcggctgACGCGAGAAGATTTTTTgaaggaaggagaaaaaaaaacgaagagAGGGTGTTGTACGCGGACGACTCAATCGGTTAGCTCGCTTCGTCGTCCACCGTCTCCCTCGGTCACCGTCGCCGCGCACGACTCCCATCCATGGCGATCGAGCTCTGCCCATTTAAGCCCGGGGCGCCTCTCTTCGAGGACTTGCAAACGCTTGCTGCAAGGATTGGATCCTCTGGCTTCTGTTGATTTGGGGAGCTTTTCATCGTCTCGACCGAACGGCCAGCCGCCGAGATCGAGGAAGGAGGAGATCGAAGGGCAGAGTGATTTGGCAGCGGTGGACATGGATGTGAGGTTTGGGCCCGAGGAGCAGATCGTGTGGCCGGCTTCTGTTCTTGCTGGGATCCTCATGTGCGCAGCGGTAAGTTGTTCCATCGATCTCTTCCATTGCTTAGCTAGATACGAGAGTGCATTCCCAGTAAGTCCTACTTTGATTTGTAGAGGAAACATAAGATACTTAGAGGATTTCAATATTGTACAAAAGAAATTGAAGAAATTCCTATGAAGGCCTTTGAAAtcaatcttttttaaaaaaaaaaatcctacgaAATGGACAATATTATAGAgatttagaaaaattaaaaagagctccaacttttttgaaaatttcctttgaCTATATTTCTTTTATCTCCTACTGCCTAATCAAACAACCTGTTTTGCAATCatgtgtgttttttctatttctccttttttttaatcgtGCGTTACAAAATAGCCCTAAAATTTTGCTACAAATTTGCATCTTCACGGTAAAGCTAAACTGCCTAAAGTGTATTTTCTCTAGTGAGATGAGCAATCCCATCTTGTATTTACCTTTTTAGAGGTCGAACTACTAAATCAGGTTTCGGTTTTTcgttataaaaagaaaatttgtgaaatgttcCTCAGTACTGATATTAATTTATGCATTTCTATCATCCAACTTTTGAGATCCAAAAAGGGCAAAGTATCACCATCAATCTGCACTTGACTTCCATAGCTCAGTCTTTCTGCTTGGAACGTCCcaccttttcttcttcttctttttttaatgtaGGAAGAATAGTATTATTCGACTGTAAAAACTCTTGCAATGTATGCAGACCAGCCATTACAAGTACTGAACCTAACTTCTGCAGAGAGCAAAGCAACTAATAGTGACAGCTTAGTTGGACTCGTAGACGTTTGTTGAATGCAATCTAGccttgatactccctccgttcccaaAAACTTGTCACCAAACACTATTCACAATCAAACTTTGACTAATCTTTTTccgttaattaatttataaaacaattcaaaatatattatattatcaaattACCTTATGTGAAAAATATAATCACACAATTTTCCATCATAAGAGAAtctaacattttttaaaatattcgGGAATGGAAGGAGTTGCTACTTGGGTGATACATGGTGTTAAAAATATGAAtgaattattacttttttttactgaatATGAGTGAATTATGAATCACTACTCCTTTTCAATTTTGAAGACTACTTATGTCAGCATTTAGTACCACACAGTCGAGGAGGTAGCCAACGGAATCGTGCCGTCAATAATGCTTAAGGACCAGATTACCTTTATAATTTGTGAATTCCTCCATCACCAATACGGATTAGTATGTGAAGAGATATACCAGATtacctttttcattttttttttacttgtcaaAAGGCTAGGTAGGTAGCTTGAGAAGTACATGCATGGTAAATGGTAACAAGAAAACatagggaaaaaaagaggagggaTCAATTGTTCCTGAGCCTACATGATGAATTCATTCTGCATTATATTTTGTATTATGCCACTGAGGCACTGACTAGCTTCTACTCCATTCTTATAGGTATATGATATAACTCGTGAAGTTAGCTCCCGGTGCTACAAGGGTTATAATGGACTGAATGAATTGCACAAACTTGAGTGGAACAACAGGTGATTAATTGGAGCTTGCttgtttttctctttctttttctttgacaGGTCTTTTTCAATAAATCTTTGACAGGTTCTTATTATCGACTAATTGCAGTATTATCTAAAAATCAACTAACAGTAGCGATGCATATTCACTTCTCTTCATGCTAGTAATTACAACTCGTTTATCCATGTTTTAGGGGATTCTCTACCTTCCACGCATTAGTTGCTGCTGTAGTCTCTTTTTATCTGCTGGTGATATCTGACCTCTTCAGTAAGGACGTCCATGGTGCCATCATAATTGATCGAAAATCATGGATGTCTGATGCCATGTTTGGTGTAAGTTTGCAGCCCTACGCATCCAGGAAACCatggagaaaagagagaaagatatCTGTCCCAAAATGTCTGAAATTTTAATTATTGGCAGGTATCCCTGGGCTACTTCTTGACAGATTTGTTGATGATCCTCTGGCATTTCCCTTCTCTAGGAGGAAAGGAATATGTAAGTGTTAATGTTCTGAGTTGtccctttttcttttactaCAATTTGAGGTGACACAAGTTAACAATCTATTCTGATTGTATTGATATGTTCAGCTCTTGCATCATGGATTGTCCATGTATGCAATCTCTCTTGCTCTGTTGAGTGGCAAAGGACACGTGTACATCCTCATGGTCCTCATCACTGAAGCAACCACACCCTTCGTGAACCTCAGATGGTAATACTCATTCAGTTTTCCCAAATTGCTCATTAATCATCTTGCTTGTTCATGTCTGAGATCACAATTATTCATGCATTCTTTCTGAAAATGCAGGTACCTTGATCTTGCAGGCCGGAAGGACTCCAAGCTTTACCTGTACAACGGGGTGGCACTGTTTGCTGGATGGCTGGTATAATTTCTCTTTGTAAATGTTTCCATGcaccaaccaattcatcttttGTTCATCAAAAAACACGCCTGAATTTTCATCTAAAGGACTGCCAATAagtaaacaacaaaaaaaacagaattgaattttcatataaaagaCTAAGCCGATagtaaataacaacaaaaacaaaacatgcCTGAATTTTTTTGAGTGCTCAGACATGGAATGGAAGCTGCAATTATTTATTTAAGTGTGCGTCCGACAAGATTTGAACTTGAGACTTGTAGCTCCGATACCttattgagtttttttttttaaactaacgATACCTTATTGAGTTGCATATAACTACCAATTCAACCCAAATattaaaatgatgaaaaaaaactaacaatTCACTTATACTCCAAGTGATACTGATCTTCTTGTTCTTGTATGCAGGTTGCTCGCGTCATACTGTTCGTATACTTCTTCGCTCATGTGTACCTTCACTTCGACCAGGTAATCATAATCAACCAATCGTCTTCTCTTCAGGGTTCAGCTTTGTGACAGTCTGTTGTTAAATTAGTTCCTGGCTGTTCGATTAATTTGCAGGTGAGGACGGTGTTCCCGCTAGGGTTCTACAGTATGATGGCGGTGCCGCCGGCGATGTCGGCGATGAACCTCCTCTGGTTCCGGAAGATCTGCAAGGGGATGGTCAAGGCCATGTCCAGCGCCAACCGAAGTCAATGCGTCAAGACAGATTAGGACTTGGGTAAAAGGAGATGCAACGCTGTCTGGAAGCCAAATGCTTACTAGCTTGCTTGTTTGATGATTAACTAAACTGTAATCAATCAATTGATTATTTGAAAACCACTCGTGCGTACAAAATCTGTTACTTAAGAGTAGATATGTCCCACActctttttctttgttctttTAAAGACTCATTGACCGTGTATTATGGAATAGGCCAAGATGTAATACATTTATAAtctctctgtttcaggttataatatattttgcctttagtcaaagttaaactgctttaaatttaactaagtttatagacaaatatagtaaatttacattaccaaattagttttattaaattaataattaaatatatttttataataaatttatcttgggtcgaaaatattactattttatttctataaacttagtcaaacttgaatcaatttgactttgactcaaaacatcttataacctaaaatggagggagtattatctaAAAGAAATGCAAAATCAGTCACTAATCACTTGGATTTTGGTCCTGATCGTCGTCTGTTTGCCAGGTTTGTCTCTGCAATATCTCCTGGATGCGTCCATGTAAGTGCAGACAAAGGCAAGCGGTAGGCATCATCAGCTTCAGTATATATACGTAGTTTAATTACATTGTCATCGATCGATGATGCATATATCCTGAATTAATTAGCACGGTACATCTACGCATGGCCTTGTCAGCCTGAATTAATTAGCaggatatatacatatataaatatgttcGCATGGCCTTGTAACAATACCAGGTCAAATTAACAGACCACAATTAAACATGTAGCAAACTACTATGAGTTCAGTGTGTAATAGCACATAGGAAACGATGAGTTTGACATGTGGAGGCACCGGCAGATTGATGCTGGAATTCTGCTGCTTGATGCCAATTAGTCCGGCCAATTACTCAATTAGTAGCTGAAGAATTAAGCAAGCTAACTGGCCAAATTGGTTGATGATATCGCCAGCCATTGATTCGCTGCCTGCAAGCGCAGCCTAGCTCCTCGTCGACTCGTCCTCAACTAGCGATGATCACCAAGTGATCTATCAGCTCGCCATTAGGAAGAAGCTACTGCTTCAAAGCTATTTTCTTACTCATTTCTCAATTACACATCACAATCATGAAATGTGATGACTTCGATTAATTCTTAGGGGTTCTAGTAGCTCGGTTTCGGTTTTCCTTGAGAAAAGCAAAGAAAATTACGCATCGCAATCGTCAAATGTCAGTACTCTGAAACCTCTTAGGAGTTAACATCCTACCcagtttttttctctccttagCAAGATTACACATCAGAATGACTTGTTCATCAATCAATCTTGTAATCTGAAGTGTCAATGTCGAGCTTAACTGTTATTGCAGGAGCTTTGTTGGATACTAGTAGAGAGATGCAGAATTGCTTTGCTCCAATAAATTTACCTCTGAATTTTCTGGAAAATACCGGATTGATGTACACATGTGATCAGGATGATCATTAGCTGCTTAAATATTCAGTGAAACTATGAGCTAATTAACCAATTACCAAAGACTCTTACCAAAACCATGCAGCTCTGCTGGCTCATTGTACCGGCCAAGCTTACACTGGCCAATCTGAATACAGCCAAAGAATCATCAGATTGATGTTTCGCAGATTCCTGCCGTGTAGATTGCTCTCACACTGCCACTAGCTTCCAGGTTGACCTAGTAATACTACTCAAATGATAACTAGGGCGCTCTAATCTCTTTCCAATTGTAAAGTAcataaatagttatgaaaaaattcgGAAAAGACAGAGGACTAGATATCCTCCCTATTCAATATTTTAAGTTACGTATTGGATACTACGGAGTTTGCACACACTATAGTTATTTTAAGGTAATGGAAACATTTTATTTGAGCTACAGCTAAtattctaaaattaagttttaaaatttaaaatttgattgCGGTTGATAATAAACAAGCAAGCAGCCTCTGCTGGTTGCCACAAAAAGTACTCCTTTCGTCCCACAAAATACAAACCTAGTACTGAATGTGATGTATTCTagctagtacaatgaatctggagatgtcacatccagttaggtttgttttttgtgagacggagggagtatatataagcACATTGCTTTCTCTTGCTCCACTCATCTTCAGCTATGCAGAAACCCTACTTGATTGATTGATCCTTGATAAATCAACTTATGACGGGAAGAGGTTCAGACATGCAAGATTCTCTAGGCTTGATGCAGTTTCTTGATCATCACCAGTATCTatacagcagcagtagcagcaacCTGCCACTGCAGCAGCCTTTGTTGTCCCATCACCACCGATTTCTTGAAGCCAATGAGGGttgcgccggcgaggacgacTCGCCGGAGTTCGTcgagccgccggcggcggcggcggcggccgggacgtTCGAGCAACGGCCGGAGTTAGGAGCGTGCAAGGAGGTGTACTCCGAggaaggcggcgcggcggaggagaggacggGCGTGGCGATGGCGGGGGCCGACGTCGAACAGGTGGCggtggaggatgaggaggaggctcACGGCGTGCGGATGATCGCGCTGCTGATGGAGTgcgcggcggcgatgtcggtgGGCAACCTCGCGGGCGCCAACGGGGCGCTGCTCGAGCTGTCGCAGATGGCCTCGCCGTACGCGGCGTCGTGCGGCGAGCGGCTCGTGGCCTACTTCGCCAGGGCCATGGCGGCGCGGCTGGTGGGGTCGTGGGTCGGCGTCGTGGCgcccatggcgccgccgccgtcgtgcgggGCCATCAACGCCGCGTTCCGGGCGCTGTACAACGTCGCGCCGTTCGCGCGGCTCGCCTACCTGGCGTGCAACCAGGCCATCCTCGAGGCGTTCCACGGCAAGCGCCTCGTCCACATTGTCGACCTCGACGTCGTCCCCGGCGGCGCGCTGCAGTGGCTCTCGCTCCTCCCGGCACTGGCGGCGCGGCCGGGAGGCCCGCCGGTGATCCGCGTCACCGGCTTCGGCATGTCGGCGTCGGTGCTGCACGACACCGGCAACCAGCTCGCCGGGCTGGCGAGGAAGCTGTGCATGTTTTTCGAGTTCTACGCCGTCGCGAAGCGACCGGGAGACGCCGACGCGGTCGCCGACATGCCCGGAAGGAGGCcgggggaggcggtggccgtGCACTGGCTGCGCCACGCCATGTAcgacgcggccggcgacgacggcgcctcCATGCGGCTGGTGCGGTGGctggagccggcggcggtgacgcTCGTGGAGCAGGAGAgagcacacggcggcggcggcggccacgggcgcTTCCTGGACAGGTTCGTCTCCGCGCTGCACCACTACTCGGCGGTGTTCGACGCCATGGGCGCGTCGCGGCCGGACGGCGAGGACGCGAGCAGGCATCTGGCGGAGCACGGCGTGCTCGGCAGGGAGATCGCGAACGTGCTCGCCGTCGGCGGGCCGGCGCGGAGCAGCGGCCGGGAGGGGCCCGGGAGCTGGCGGGAGGTGCTCGCCCGGCACGGGTTcgcgcacgccggcggcggcggcggcgggcgcgcgcaGCTGGTGGCCGCGGCGTGTCCGGGCGGGCTGGGCTACACGGTGGCGGGAGACCACGACGGCACGGTGCGGCTGGGGTGGAAGGGCACGCCGCTCTACGCGGTGTCCGCGTGGACGTGGTGCTCCCCGCCTCACGCGCGTGCTTAATCGAAGCTAGTTTTAATCCCTTTTGATTAGCACAAAGTACATGGTGATTAAGCACTAAGCTAATCACCCGTGCGTGCCAAAGCCAGACTGGTCTCTTGCAAGTGGGCCCACGTAGGAATAGTCACATATGCAATGtattgtactactactactgtggCTCCTGGGCCAACTCGTCAGTTGCCAGCTCGGGTATATTTATCCTTATATATGCTTGTATCCACAATTCTACATCAAGTATACAATTTTTTTACTGCACTGAGTATAATATAGTGCATCTAAAGAAGAATGTTTACACtacactccctccgtctctaaatacaAGATATTTTGTCCGTCTCTAAATACAAGATATTTTGGttatgtgacatatcctagtacaatgaatgtGGACAACTTTCTTAtactaagatgtgtcacatccaatcaaaatctcttatatttagggaAGAAGAGAGTACTATTTATCACTTTGTAGTACTACTTATCATATCAATCACTTCCAATTCAAATTCCCCCTACTCTACTGCCAATCATCATCCCGAATCAAACTATACATTAGTATTTAATAAAAACCATTAGTCTTTTTTTAACCTCTAATTGCAGCCCCAAGAAATGAAGAACGGCCTGAGTTGGATAGTTGCATCAAAGACTTCAGGAAATAAGATGAGCTATGGATCTTGATGGTCATTTAGAGAAAGATGATGAATATTGCACCATTGCAAGGGTATGAGTACTATCAAAGTCAACGAATTCCAAGCATGGTTTCAACAGAACGGGCACAGAATATATGCAGTATTTTTTTTGGGTTAATGCCCCATGATCCTAATCTACTGAATCTACAAGCCCCAAAAGGCTCTCCTAAACTACAACACCCTCACCCATTTTGTGATGCTGGTGTACGAATCAGCATCTGTCCAATCCTCACTGTACATTGATCAATGAACAAATGGAACTACTACTCAACATACCACGGTAGACGACcagtttgcaaaaaaaaatcaattttactTCATATCTCAGCAGCATCCTGAAAGATCCTCAGTAGTTTGGGCGGTGCTCACTGAAGCCCCTCTCCTCTCATCAAATTTCCCGCATACAGTGAACTCTCGCTATCGCACAAGGTGGTGCTGTTCGTCGAACATGGACTTCCGGACTCCAGGACTAACAAAATTGCCTTGTTCATGGATTCACATTGCAATCTATCAAGAATGGATCATCCCTTGGCAGGTACCTTCTCCAATATTTCCTGTATCGCCGTATGCCGAGTTCTAACCACGGTTTCATGTTGCCGTTGTAGTGCAATATGCCAGCTTTCTTTATAGCACCATGATTGACTCCATAGTCATGACCAAGACCAGACTGGATCCACTGTGCTTCAATAGGATGGACCAGATTTTGAAAAGCAAGCAGGCCTGCAGGTAACACCGCAGCTCTCCATGACGCTTCAGGGCCATGTTGCAGCTGTCAAAAGTGAGACATAGGCACAACCGTATCAGTTAAGAATTTGCAGCTCTTCGCTTAACAGGCCAaacgtgcaagaaaaaaaatacatatcttAAATAAACTTCAAGGCTTCAAGCAAGTTTATCTTATTAGTGAAGATCACGGTACAGTAGGGTAAGTTCAGTTGAACACAAACAGAAAATCAAGAGTATAGCCATGAGGAATATGCCTTATGTCAAATATAACATCGAAAGTAGTTTCTTAAAAACAATTCttgaaagagagaagaaaagacaGCTGCTAAGCATCACTATTCAATACTAACCTTTTGGAGTACTCGATTACGAACTGCAGTCACATCATGCTCCCTCCATTTATTGAGATCAATAACACTCACTCCAGACATCCAGATACATGAACTAGCATCATATGGGAAGTCAACCAAGTATGGTCTGAGATGCCTTAATCTAACTCGACAAGACTGTACAGCACCAATCACTTTTCCTTTCAAATCAAGATTCCATATGTGTGACAAGTCTCTCTGGACTATAGTATCATCTTCCAAAACAATCACCCGTTTAAGATTGCTAAACAGCTCAGGAAGCAAGAAAAGAGAGTGTCCAAACACTGAAATATATTCAGTTCTCATTTGGGTATTTGGAATTCGGGCATTGCTATGGGAAGCGATGCGGAACTCCTCATATGGTGATAAGTGTTCAACTCTCCTATTATCCAAATGTGTTGCTTGGAAATCTTCAAAATTCAGAACACCGATAGTGGCTTCCTTGTAAGAATTTCTAATGAACCAATTCTTAAATGCATAAAAGTTCTGTGCATCAGTAACAAGATGAAAAACCACATTTGCTGATTCCTGAAACACTGAAAAGAACTGGTGAGTGTCATGATGCAGAAATTTCAAGAGACCACATGGTCTACACAACAAAAGTAATATCATACCTCAGAATTTATCACAGTCGAGTTGACAGTCATGGAAGATGCAAGAAGGTTGGTAGAGAAAATAACATAGTGCCGGAGAACTGGATTTTCAAGCTTTTGCACATTGGAGTACTCCATGTCAGCAAAGGATTTAAAGTAGTCTACTGTCAATCTCATTGAAAGGCAGTGGAGGCTCTTAGGTAATGTCTGAACTCCAAGCCGGTAAAGATATGCACCTTGTCTTGCATGAAAATGAGCTTCATCCTCAGTCATATCAAGCAATTGCCTCagttttttctcaaaattaGTGCATTCTATCAGACATGATTTTGCTGCAGCTATTGTCTTCTCCATCTTTGCCATATTGGCTCCATGGcttcaaaaataacaaataatcactataacaaaacaaataa
This window encodes:
- the LOC4339138 gene encoding uncharacterized protein; the protein is MDVRFGPEEQIVWPASVLAGILMCAAVYDITREVSSRCYKGYNGLNELHKLEWNNRGFSTFHALVAAVVSFYLLVISDLFSKDVHGAIIIDRKSWMSDAMFGVSLGYFLTDLLMILWHFPSLGGKEYLLHHGLSMYAISLALLSGKGHVYILMVLITEATTPFVNLRWYLDLAGRKDSKLYLYNGVALFAGWLVARVILFVYFFAHVYLHFDQVRTVFPLGFYSMMAVPPAMSAMNLLWFRKICKGMVKAMSSANRSQCVKTD
- the LOC107275603 gene encoding scarecrow-like protein 23, whose amino-acid sequence is MQDSLGLMQFLDHHQYLYSSSSSNLPLQQPLLSHHHRFLEANEGCAGEDDSPEFVEPPAAAAAAGTFEQRPELGACKEVYSEEGGAAEERTGVAMAGADVEQVAVEDEEEAHGVRMIALLMECAAAMSVGNLAGANGALLELSQMASPYAASCGERLVAYFARAMAARLVGSWVGVVAPMAPPPSCGAINAAFRALYNVAPFARLAYLACNQAILEAFHGKRLVHIVDLDVVPGGALQWLSLLPALAARPGGPPVIRVTGFGMSASVLHDTGNQLAGLARKLCMFFEFYAVAKRPGDADAVADMPGRRPGEAVAVHWLRHAMYDAAGDDGASMRLVRWLEPAAVTLVEQERAHGGGGGHGRFLDRFVSALHHYSAVFDAMGASRPDGEDASRHLAEHGVLGREIANVLAVGGPARSSGREGPGSWREVLARHGFAHAGGGGGGRAQLVAAACPGGLGYTVAGDHDGTVRLGWKGTPLYAVSAWTWCSPPHARA
- the LOC4339139 gene encoding probable galacturonosyltransferase 7; this translates as MKGQGGGAGAPAKRRWRSVAAAAAALALLFLSVGVPLAVLLGLHQRFPSMYLADESAVSVFGGSEGGGWEPNTSQENDRLPVNDTNKFPPSIEKDWSKTNTGNSDAESNGTNNQPSIDKPISNTSIHPGLPIKQIVIFDDISLLSNTDADPKDNFEQGLPGDESIKSCQLEFGSYCVWSVEHKEVMKDSVVKRLKDQLFVARAYYPSIAKLEGMEKLSHEMKQSIQEHEHMLSEAICDADLPAFHGANMAKMEKTIAAAKSCLIECTNFEKKLRQLLDMTEDEAHFHARQGAYLYRLGVQTLPKSLHCLSMRLTVDYFKSFADMEYSNVQKLENPVLRHYVIFSTNLLASSMTVNSTVINSEESANVVFHLVTDAQNFYAFKNWFIRNSYKEATIGVLNFEDFQATHLDNRRVEHLSPYEEFRIASHSNARIPNTQMRTEYISVFGHSLFLLPELFSNLKRVIVLEDDTIVQRDLSHIWNLDLKGKVIGAVQSCRVRLRHLRPYLVDFPYDASSCIWMSGVSVIDLNKWREHDVTAVRNRVLQKLQHGPEASWRAAVLPAGLLAFQNLVHPIEAQWIQSGLGHDYGVNHGAIKKAGILHYNGNMKPWLELGIRRYRKYWRRYLPRDDPFLIDCNVNP